The Oncorhynchus masou masou isolate Uvic2021 chromosome 14, UVic_Omas_1.1, whole genome shotgun sequence region CCCGAAAGGTAACTGttaccctaacctcaacccttacCCTTATTCTAACTCAGCAAGCTGTTGGATATCAAGAGACAGTTTGTCGATAGTTTGCCCATCTGTGTTGGACTATCCGAACAAAGTCTGACTGAAAACGTAAGGTGAGTTTGAATTCTTACAATTCAACGTTCTAGTTCAATGGGACTGTATCCGTTCACAGTGACATATATCATACATCAACCCACCTTCTGATCAAAATGTTGATTTCTAAAACATACATTACAACTTGATTGAATCAAGGGATACGTGCAGCATGAGACCATCCATGTTCATATGAGGTGCAAAACAAGGGAGAAGTCACAGAGAGAACCAAGGGACGTCGAAGAAACTGCTGTAGTGGATACACTTTATTTACAAGCCAAACAAAACCAGGTCAGTGGGTGCACTTGGAACATTCCGGAGCATGTTTGGAAGCTCTAGAGGAGGATTTTAGGGTCATAGATCGTCAAAGAGAAAGGAAGGACACCATCGTAACCAAAtgatccctcctatcccctgaaCTGTCCCCGGATAAATCTCCTCCACCTGAGGTGAACTTTGTGTAGCCCAGTCAGTGTGCAATGTTGTGTTGTCCAAAACTGCCTAACCTAGTGGAAGTCTCTCGTGTGGGTAGTCACATGGGAACACATGGCAAACTTACTGCAGCTATGTACCACTCTTTACAGTGCTGAAAAGGCTGAAACTGACAAATACATCTGATGTTtttccctgtgtccctgtgtgctAGGTGATTATGCAGCCTCCCTTCTCAGGCTTGTAGGGGTTCTTATCATCTGGTACTCCTGTTATCAGGAGGTCGGTACTAGACGCAGCCTCACACCACTCCATGATGTCCTTGGATGTCTTGGACACCTAAGAGAAACGGAGAGGGGTCAATAGAAGTTTGGATTCTTTCAATGCAGCATTCTAATTTAGTTCAATGGGACTGCATCAGTTTGCAGGGATGCCTTTGTTATACTACAGAGCTTCTCTACATGGACCCTTTGATGGTACTTACAGGTTCCCTGGGCGTTGAGACCTCTTTCTTCAGCTGTTCCAGCTCCATCTTAAGGATGTCAATGTCTGACATATCCCGAGCCATCTTTCCctgagaaggaaggaggggagaggacccATGAGAGAGGGCACACAGAATAAACAACAAACATTCACCATGCTATAACAAGTATTTCTTATCTTGTTGCTTGTCAATATTGATCATAATTCATCCATATCCACGTGAGGGTCTTTGGGATTTGTGAATGACTTCACTAATTGAACAGGTTGGCATACTTGTTTGAAATTCTTATATCTGTCTTCAACAAAGCGCTTCAATGGGTAAGCCCATGAACCCCGGTCTTAATCTTCACCTTTCAAATCCATGTAATTCCTCTTTCTTAGGAATCTCATGCTGGGATGACCGGTCCAAGGCACCCTGGCCTGTTTTCTATTGCATGTGTGGTAAAATAAACCTATGATGTCACAACAAGCTAAAGAAGGCTGCAGAACAGGATTATCCAATAAGAACGCACCCTAAACATTGTCTAACTTTGTATGGCTAGTTGCCAGGAATTCTGCTCTAATAATATTGTGCTTTTAAGTAGAGTTGATCGCTATGGGCGTGCACTGACACAGTAAAAGATGTCTTAGGTCAGGGATGGGCAATTTTGATGGGGTAAGGGCCACAACAAATGAGAACTGATCACACGAGTTGCCACAGTGGTTCGCTGGTCCCTTGACAGTGGGTCTCTTGACAGCAGAGAGACATTTTCTATGTTGTGGAGTTAGTTTCCAGcaattctaaacattttgccatggggaggGGGTGAGAATACACCGTCTGAGTTCCAAAATATATACAGTTTATATtatatttttggggggagggAAATTTATCCGCTGGCCTACAAAAGGGGAACCTTAGATATCTGACTGTATCAATTAACTTTTGACATATCTGTAGTCCTTGTTGACTCTTCCCTATCCTGAAAGAATCTATCATACAACTGAACTTTTGAAATACATGAAGGCTATGTGGTTTGTGTTCTTTGTTGGGTCCTACTTCAATCCTCGCCTCTACCAACACACTCTGCCAACATAATCAGGCAACCAACCAAACCCAAAACGAGCAATTACATGTCACATGAACAATCATAGCAGGTAAGGGAGCCACTGTGACAGTGGGTGGTGCAGACAACAGCTTTATTACATTGTGACTTCTAGCCACGCTGAGCAAACACACACTGCATTAATCCATTCATTTATGTCCCAAACAAGGTCTGTTTGGGACAGAAATAGACAGAAATAGAAGAGTACAGACAGAAATTCAGTCCAAAAAAAAAAGACCTCAGACATCACTCAATCTAAAAAAAGAGACCGAGTTATGTCTAACAACAGCGAAAACAACTCAAAGGGGGTCGTTTATACAAATAATTGATTGTATTAGAAATGTGATACTACATCAAATGTAGTAGTGTGGCTTGTTGACTCCGGTCAATTTTTTAAAAATCCATCCCTCAATAAAAAATCTAAAAGTTGTTCTAAACGCATACTATTTAATTCAATTAATTGCTCAGATGAGCTAGAATCTCCCTGAACACTGGTCCAGGCTAATGGCCAAGACTGTAGTTAGTCGCTACATCCTCTCTTCAGGCCGACACTCACCTATTGGTTGTGGGGACAGTTGATGCAGGGAAATTGTAGTCTCTCGCCCTCTATGGAACCGCTGCGATTGGGTTGTCTCCCTCCTGAGTTCAACTGGCTTACCCtgtccctcacctctcctcttcaggGCGTTCTCCAGATGGCACGATGGCAGATTGGGAGGAGACTATTGCACAACCCGTTCCTAATCAGATCAGTCTATAATAATTAGCTGCGCCAAATGTCAACCTCAAATCTCATATGACCTTTGAGTGtcacaggaggacagagagagagtatcaGCTTCAGACAAATGCTCACAATGCCAATCCTGACCTTTATCATGGGGTTTCAAAGTTTAAACtggccccagatctgtgcctattATAAGAAACTTCCAATCTCACCTGGGTCACTCTCAGAGGTCAAAAACGGGAGAAATATGAGCATTCTGAATGACCAGGAAATCATTTTAAAACAGCCAGGCCCTCCGACAGATTCACATACGGGCTCAGCCCCAAACTCAGGCCCCCAATTCAGTCAATTGATTTGGAAAGGTAAACTGCGCTGGGTTCACTCAGAATGTTAACTCTGTATTGTAAAGGACAGGTGAGGATTGTGATGGATTTAATtgggggggaggggttagagttAAGATCAAATTAGAGAAGAGATGATAATAAGAACATGCACAGTATAAGACCTATACACTATATCATAGGCATATTGTTTAATAAATATTCTTCGGGATctgtgtcccttccacgggacggttgagctaacataggctcatgcgattagcatgaggttctaagtaacaagaacatttcccaagacatagacatatctgatattggcagaaagcttaaattcttgttaatctaactgcactgtccaatttacagtagctactaCAGTGaaggaataccatgctattgtttgaggagagtgtacAATTCTTACCAtcaaaagttattaataaacaaattaggcacatctGGGCAGTCTCGATGcaaaattttgaacagaaatgcaatggttatttggatcagtctaaaactgtgCGCATACACTGCTGtaatctagtggccaaaatctaaatttcaCCTAGGcaagaataatacattatggcggCAGATCTagtctagttgttagagtgttggactagtaaccgaaaggttgcaagatcgaatccccgagctgacaagataaaacaatttgttgttctgcccctgaacaaggcagttaaactactgttcctaggctgccattgaaaataagaattagttcttaactgacttgcctagttaaataaaggtcaaataaatttgttttacaaataatacattatggcctttctcttgcatttcaaagatgacggggttacaaaaaaatacaaaagaacgttttttatttcttctttgtattatctttgaccagatctattgtgttatattctccagagggtggtgcggtttgCACAATGCGGTCTgtacaacacatcaccgggggcaaactacctgccctccatgacacctacagcacccaatgtcacaggaagaccaaaaaaaatcatcaaggacaacaaccacccgagccactgcctgttcacaccgctataatccagaaggcgaggtcagtacaggtgcatcaaagctgggaccgagagactgagaaacagcttctatcccaaggctatcagactgctaaacagccatcactaactcagagaagCTGCTGCCCACATTgggacccaatcactggacattTTAATGAATGGAGTACTAGTTACTTTTAACAAtgccactctaaataatgccactttaataatgtctacatatcttacattactcatatcacttgtatatattgtattgaaacccaatcactggacactttaataaatggatcactagtcactttaaacaatgccactttaaataatgccattatttgttagatattactgcactgttggaacttgaagcacaagcattttgctacactcgcattaacatttgctaaccatgtgtatgttactaatacaatttgatttgattcctttCACATCtccacaaacgtcaaagtgttttatttcaaatggtaccaagaatatgcatatccttgcttcaggacctgagcttcaggcagttagatttgggtatgtcattttagatgaaattaaaattaaaaaaaaagggTTGGATCCTTAAGAGGATTGTCAGGCATGTTATGAGTATGGATGCAAGAACTGACATTTTAATATGAAAATTACAAAcattagaagcctttttaaacactGAATACACTATAGATCCTTCTGGCCTTCACTTGCACGAACAATTCCAATCCCTCATCCCTGTTTTGCCTCTTAAGAGTGACCTTCCTGGTTGTCTGCTTCTGTCCCATCTGAACCTGAGGCCTGGCACATTTGGTATCTGGCCCCATGTCACCTCTTATTAAAGGAGCAATCTCGGACAGATACAGGTGTAGTGTCTTAATTTGATCAGTCTTTTATtgttgagaattttcctgcacagccGGAAATGCAAACTTATAGTGTATTCaatgtttaaaaaggcttctaatgTTTGTAATTTTCAcattaaaatgtcagacttgatttgccctaatgaaaagTGTATCAACCCCTCATGTTCCTGCTGTagtaaactggctcaaattaagatcctccaTCTGTAGTGCTGGAGAAATGAAACACTGTCATATGTATGGACGGTCAGTTCTTGCATCCATAGCCTATCTATgagatcaaaattatagttttaacaaTGTTTTGAAGTGTTACACTGATGGTTTGCAATCACATTATTTACAGATAATTTAGTTCAACAATCTAATATTTTGGATTGTGACGGAGAAAGACCACTGAACTCATTTCATGATGCATTTCTTATTGACATTCTTCAAAAATCAATGGCTGTATATCATCAATCCAAAATTATGAATCAATCCCAGATTGTCCCTTTAAAAGGCCACATCCTGAATGACCAACCCCTTTAGCCTAAAGTCAAATTGCTTCCTGAGTCAAATCCTCCCAATCCCATTTCAGAGTCTTGTCTGTCTTAATCCATTAGATTAATGACTGAACCCTGCAACTTATTTTGGTATGTgtgggagggaaggggggggggggtaatctaAAATAGAATAGTGTGACCAAAGTGTTACAATGCACATtgcagctgacacacacacaaaaaaagacacTGTAATTCTGTATGTAGCCAAATGTATCTGCTGCTCATTCAATTTGCTTGAAAAtggataaatggttaaaaaaagtaaGACCctcgtccatagagacacataccagctctactggtagtactgtaATAAGGAGGGACTAGAAGCATCTGATATGGTGAGCTACTGAGTAGCTTGGACAGGCAAGTtgtcacggcagatttcctcctcttcctctgaaaaggtgaaacaaggatcggaccaaaatgcagcgtggtaagtgtccatggttttaataggaaaacacaacatgaacacaactacaaaacaagaaacgtgaaaaaccgaaaacagtcccgtgtggcacaaacactgacacaggaaacacaaagacaggaaacaaccacccacaaaacccaacacaaaacaggctacctaaatatggttcccaatcagagacaatgactaacacctgccactGATCGAGAACCATATCatgccaaacatagaaatagacaaattagacacacaacatagaatgcccacccagctcacgtcctgaccaacactaaaacaaggaaaacacacaagaactatggtcagaacgtgacagtaccccgtggcggatcccggctgactggcggccgTGGCGgatcccggctgactggcggccgtggcggatcctggcggctctggcggatcctggctgaatggcggatcctggctgaatggcggctgaatggcggatcctggctgactggtggatcctggctgactggcggatcctggctgactggcggatcctggcggatcctggctgaatggcggatcctggcggatcctggctgactggcgacagacgggagactctagcagctctggacagacgggagactctagcagctctggagaggaaggctctgacagctcTGGACAGACTAGGTGCAATGTAGGCtcggtgcgtggtgccggcactggtggtaatgggccgaggacacgcacctcagggcaagtgcggggagctgccaccggagggctggtgtgtggaggtggtactggatagaccggactatGCAGGCGCagtggagctcttgagcaccgagcctgcccaaccttacctggttgaatgctcccggtcgccctgccagtgcggtgaggtggaatagcccgcactgggctgtgcaggcgaaccggggacaccatccgcaaggctggtgccatgtacggcggcccaaggagacgcgctggagaccagatgtgtagagccggcttcatggcacttggctcgatgcccactctagccaggctgatacgaggagctggtatgtaccgcaccgggctatgcacccgcactggggaaaccgtgcgctccacagcaataacacagtgcctgcccggtctctctcgccctccggtaagcacaggaagttggcgcaggtctcctacctggcttcgccacacttcctgtgtggccccccccaagaaatttggggctgactctcgggcttccatcctcgccgccgtgctgcctcctcattcCAGCGCCTCTCcaccttcgctgcctccagctcttccttgGGGCAGcaatattctcctggctgtgcatAGGGTCCTTTCCCatctaggatctcctcccaagtccatttttCCAAATAGTTCTTCCTCTCTTGCTGTTGCTGCTtttcaccacgccgcttggtcctgttgtggtgggtggttctgtcacggcagatttcctctgAAGAGGTTAAACAAGGaccggaccaaaatgcagcgtggtaagtgtccatggttttaataggaaaactcaacatgaacacaactacaaaacaagatacgtgaaaaaccgaaaacagtaccgtgtggcactgacacaggaaacacaaagacaggaaacaaccacccacaaaacctaacacaaaacaggctacctaaatatggttcccaatcagagacaatgactaacacctgcctctgattgagaaccatatcaggccaaacatagaaatagacaaacgagacacacaacatagaatgcccacccaactcacgtcctaaccaacactaaaacaaggaaaacacacaagaattatggtcagaacgtgacacaagtccaatactattgtggaggacttaattcttcctgctacCGCGGATATGACTGTGGGAAAAGACCAagaaaactatacagacaattccttcatcaaacaacactgtttcacagcGCATCAGTGACAGGgtaggagatgttttgaaacaattactgctttgcaagcagttgctccagacgccacttgggtacgttgcagcatccaccgagaggctcgtgctgccaagggaatgtctgacagcttgaaagatgttttggacactacagtgaaaatggttaactttgcaTTATGCAATGTGTTACATGgtgcgaccatgtaacgcttttacaacatacagaattGCGCTGGtcatcaaggggcaaagtattgacacttgTTGtttattgagagacgagcttaaagttttctttactgaccataattttcacttgtctgaccgcttgcatgatgacgagtttttAACatgactggcctgtctgggtgatgtttcttctcgcctgaatgatctgaatcaaGGATTAccgggactctccgcaactatattcaatgtgtgggacaaaattgaggctatgattaagaagttggagctcttctctgtctgcattaacaaggacaacacacccgtctttccatcattgtgtgcaaatgaactcaagcttatggacaatgtcaaatgtgatatagcgaagcacctgagtga contains the following coding sequences:
- the gngt2a gene encoding guanine nucleotide-binding protein G(I)/G(S)/G(O) subunit gamma-T2a; translation: MARDMSDIDILKMELEQLKKEVSTPREPVSKTSKDIMEWCEAASSTDLLITGVPDDKNPYKPEKGGCIIT